tttatactatttcaCGAATAGAGGGTAAATTAAAACACGGTGAAGAAAGTTTCAACAATCATTATCACGCTATTAGAATATCCGAATCGAGAAAATGATTGAAGTACGATATACTTTGTAAGATATTAAACTAATCTCCTACGGcagaattatttattccttTTGGGGCTTTTATTTCACGAATTACTTtaagaaagatttatattttatatgtatggtAATTATatgatgtatgtgtgtgtgtgtgtacataattttatatatatatatatatatatatatatatatatatatatatatacagggtgtcctggtAAAGGTGGGCAATCTCTCGTAGAACAGGTAAAAATAACCTCATAAGttcctaataaaatttatttctaaaatgcaTTTCTACCAAGATATTTGtctctaaagtttaaatttgagaatcatttttcttaaataacttttataatatactttataagaactttttttattattaaataaagatatttaaaatagtgtgatagatttttttatatcatctcgGAGAGCTAGAATCGGATCATAAGTCTTtggcttttttatttttaaattatatttttaaattcttcacaTCTTCATCTTAAAAAAACCGTATTCTTGTTTCATTTCGAACAAACtgtttttcaagaaaaacgcATTTGATCTATTTCTTAGAGAAAGGTGTGAAGAATCTAAaagcataatttaaaaataaaaagttcaccggctttaaagttttgtaagtTAAAAGACTTACAGGTGATTCGAGACTGGCTCTCCGAGATGATATGAAAAAATCTATTACACCATTTTAAAGAtctttacttaataaaaaaaaagttaataataataataaaaaaagttcttatacattattaagatctacaaagtaatataaaagttatttcagaaaaatgattttcaaattaaatctttagagacaaatatctcggtagaaatacattttagaaaaaaattatataggaaCTTATGGGGTTATTTTTACCCACTCTTTCTACATGCCCACAAAAAATTACCCACCTTTACCAGGATACCCTGTACATACGTAAATAcacgtaaatatatgtatgtgcacaCACGTGCTATGGTCGCATTATCCGCTCGACTCAGCGCGTATTTAATCGACGCGTATTTAATCGGCGCGTATTTAATCGGCGCGTATTTAAGCAAACAAGGCttaagaataataagaaaatcgacaatacgaaataaatgcgaatacagaaataaatcGACAAACAGCTTGATTATGTTACATGAATGTGTATTAATGAACACTGAAACGCTAGATAATAtcgttcattaattttttgattcaCAGAAAATTGTAATTCTCGAGAAAAAGCaaacgatatatttatatacgaacCGAATctttatatgtcatatattttttttcctatatatatatatatatatatatatatatctgaagaattgattcaatttttctcgaatatttacaaatttgtgCGATCAATGCGACTTTAAAGTGTCGGAATAACAATAAGAGTGGAGCACGAGTACTTGCAGAGGCACGAatcttttaacttttctgACACTGAACTTCTCTACTCGCTGACCAATCGGTTCTTCGTATCCGGCAAGTTTCTGCATAAGGAATTGATAGTTAattctttgaaataatttcttactCTGTCTTCCGGCACGTTCAAAGTGCTGTCACTTCAAAGTCTGTGCCTCTTCTCGTTTAGTTGAATGCTTGTCTCTCTAACGTCCACGGCTGGCTcgtacaatatacaatatacaccTGTTACTCGGACTctacacgtacacatatacacatagacacatatacatatagacacatacacacatacacacaaacacaaaactacattattatttaaatgaaagcaTTTGAGCGATCTGAGGTTCGTTTTTAAAAACGACAAAGCGACCAGAACGACAAAGGCATGCCATCGTGATAAATGAAAGAGTACTTTGAATTATAATCCGGTACTGCGTACCGGAAGGAAGGTCGAGACGATCGTACGAGATGATCGTGGAAGCTCTAGCTAATCATTTGGCCGGGAGCCATAATATGTTTCACATCGAACTTTTATAGCAATTGCTTCCTCTACTCATAGAGATTCTTCAAAGTGAATAACGACAGTTACTCGCGCGTTACGTCTTTTTAGTGAGatagtttttaatatcgaATCTTTCAACTTTTATTGTTTCTCTATTGGCTTTCGTTACATTTATCGTGTTTTTCTTAGGATCTTCTTAGCTCATCAAAGTATCGTATTCAAAGCGAATATGAATGAAAGTGTAAATGATgaagatatataatgttttcatataatatccttatataatctaaattattctcttacatatttaattgctGTTCGTTTTATTAATTCGGTAATGCAAACCTATTTAATCAAatctatataatctatataaataaaataacacgttattatatattacatatgtatacaatgaTATTACAGTTCATTGCGATGATCAATTGAGTTTCAAAAGAGATTAATTTGgaacgagataaaaaaaagaatatatctcCTTCATCTGCTTTACatctatagatttttaaatattttcttgcaagatcattattaattaagtttttcaacaatgtatatattatcttttttttactacaaaTGACGTATAAATCGATATTTCTATATCTCTTGTTCTAGTTTCTTTTATTGTCTACTTTATGCcgttctcttttctttctttttcttttctagaaTTAAAAGCTTGCgaacaaatatatgtgtatgaaaTGATTGTTAGTCCAATTGCTGTCGCAAAGAAACTAGTTTGTGCATCCGTAATGCTGTTCCGAATCGAGTCCGTGTTCGTTCATCGAGAATCGCATCACTAATCGATGTAACGAGCTCTTGCGTGTATACGTATGTGTACGAGTGTACATTTTCTTTCGAGAGCTATAAGACTGATAACTTAAAGCACgtacataatgtatataataatgtactcAAGAGTAAGGATTTTAATCGTGTCTCGATCAAAGTTTTTAAGTATCTTATCATATTCGACGATTACCGGGATTTTTTCTAATAAGTAAGTTAcatctgtatattttttatcatgtaagttctcgtttctttatttttaattcctatttgtaatatatcgtCCACGTATACTCATGTATAGCATTATGTTGCGGCATCTTTCTCGCCTCATTTTTATCTGACAAACGTGatttgaatattatctttACCTTTACggcgtatattaataattattgcatacaATATTATCATCCATTATTGATTGTTATATATCTAAGATATGTCTCCTGTATATAAGGTTtggaaatgtttattatttcgtgGTTCGTACATGCGTTTGGGTACtgtattgtacatacatatcaaTGAGAATAATTATccttttgcaataaaaattacaatgtaaataatatactacgagatatggtttttttttatcttccgattatttcttaattttattttcctcgTCATCTATGTaactttatacattaaaattgtttttcgaCAATTGTTCTTTGAAGCTGTCGGAATTAAAGTTAGAGATTGACATTCAGCTTGATGATgcatctcaattttttatggCCAAACAATATTCTCGATCCAGTCGAGATAAAAACTAATTCTAGTATATATCGCGGGGGAATCTTTAAAAGCACAAAATTTTCCAAAGCTTGTTACACCCACGATACTGTACACGCAGTAAGGTTCCGCGAGAACCCTTTGCAATGGACCACCGCTGTCAccctatgtatatataatacgatatataataccttacatatatataattaaatttgtttaatcttagtctgatttatataatctgtGACAGGTGTATATATACcgacttatataaatatatatatatatatatatatatatatatatatatgcatatagaaTAATGTCCAAATTAAGCTCAAAGATTCCATCCATAAatggaaaagttttttttatgtaaaaaaaattaattgattaaagtcATTTGAGGAATGCAAGTACAATACTGTCTCTATCTgctaagagagaaaaaacgaaaataactTCAAATGTTTAATTGTACGCACCTGGCAGGTGTCTTTCCCACCTTCCATTATGCCAGCACAAAGTAAACCTTGTATCAAACCGTCAGGTAACCGTCTTGTACCGAGATCCTCGGCGTAACTCTTTTTACAGTCGTTCTCGGAAATATAATTCAGCTGAACCTTCATTAATTCGTTGCTACCGATATTAGATTCTGCATAATATCtttcaataaatgtatataaaatgtaatataaaatcatgaataatattataataaattaatgcttataaaataatttacattgtgaaatattaaatattatatcagaggaaaaatatttgaaaaatactgACCGTAAGAGGTTTTCCCAAATCCAGAGGCGATGGCGTTCTTGCCTGGTATCTGCGAGCTTATTTCAAGACACGCAGGTCGCACTCGAGGATTCAACTCTAGCGGTCGATCAAGCTTAAGTAATGCTATATCGTGATACTTAACCGAAGGCTTGTAATCCGGATGCTTAATCCTCTCCACGATGTGTCTCTCCTGCATAACGTCGCCTggatttaataaatcaatcaagcCGACACGTACTTTGCTCGCTGGACCTCTGAAACAggtaattaatgttaaaaatgacgtatattttaattctaaaattcatagtaataaaattaatataataaaataattttgtgagaGACAAATTATTACTTGTCCGGAGATTCCAAACAGTGAGCCGCTGTCAGGATAAAATTCTCGGAGATGATACTTCCTCCACATTGCCAGGACACCGCATCGCTTTTGCCATAACCGATTACCGCCTGCAACGTAAATGATAAAttgtcattaaattaaatattaataaatacgcGGAAACCTTGAAATGCAGCAATGGATTTTCCAAGCCATTTTCGATCACCTTAATtggaatatatagaaaaaataaatgtcatattcttatgctaaattaataaaagaaagaaaattattaaataaaatatagtattttttattttattataaaaaaaaacaaattaaaaagatttttgtgtttcttttgtaatttatatacaaatattctaCAACACTGTTTGCATTAcaattataagttaaaataatatttataaatagttcATGTTAATGGTATTATTGTCGATTCAAAGATTGTTCCTTAtctattcatttatttgcTGTATTAGCAATTAATCGCgtgtttttttgtttcttatcGTTTCTGATGTCAACAACAATTTTGTGTATCTATTCTCACCATGTGCGGAAATTCCGCGGGTTTTGCTCGAACTCCGCCGATGATAAGAGGTGTCTCAATAATCGCGCAGCGAGATACTTTATTCGAGCCAGCATTGATACGCAAAGTCGGCGAATTCTCGATTTCGTAAACCAGATCGGCATATTCCTTACATTCTGCGAAAATCCaagaattatgtaaataagaattagaagaattatgtaaataagtaGAGGAAAACAGACGCAAATCACAACGATTGACGGAATTTATAGTGCAATTACTAGGTAAAAAGCTATGATTAAAAGAATACACAGAAATTATTCATTTCTACGCGCAACTATATCCATAACGTGCGTAGTTCATCAATTTAATATCGTGCGTCATTACTTAATTGCGCATCTATCAAAcacatgtttatttatataccgACCTAAACAAGTTGCACGTGTTTCCTTTTGTGCCAATAAAATCTCGCACCGAAACAATTACAAATGCTTTAGCAATTTACGACGTCGCGATTTAATAAACGTTAGATATGTcacgaaattttaaaaatagcttGTAAGATTACTTACAAATTGTACAgtatataataacttatatataagtagaaatagaattaaataaaccTTGAGACTTATTTTTAActagctaacaataagtaagaAGTTGACAGatgtttaatttcttattaattgaattaattgtatgacgagatatttaatattaaaaattgttatttctcgtctaaaatttttatctgagAAAAACCAATtctaattttgacaaaaaatttgttatcaaaaaaaaaaaaaaaaaaaaaaaagagtcatatgaatataattgtaaaacacACCGCGTTAATATCGTGATTTGTATGCGTACACtcaaaataaagttttctcaaattgtaaatataaccAGCAAGATGAAGTATCACTAACTTTCTTCGCTTTTTCGCGCTGCAGAATTTCTGAATAAGATGGCAACGAATAATGCGATTGCAAACTTCCCGTACATATTGCAAGTCCAATGTACGACGTACCGACTTTTCGAATAAAGGCTTTCATATCAAATTTTCGCTTTTAAGTACGTTGGATAATGTGTAACGAAATGCATACGATGATGATGTCGTTCGTTAACGATTAGTAATCCGCAAGCTGAAGTGTCATTAATACGATATTGACGGAACTGTAGCCAATGACGTACATCTGCTGAATCTTACccaagaaatatttcttaaaagattTGCATCATTTTCGATAAGTAAATATCacactttaataatgaatcatTATTTCGTAGAAAAATTGCTTATGTTCTTATCTTAGTATCTAGTAATGTTGTATTCacgctatttaattaattcagaaacgtatttataattacttaaacATGAATTACTACATTTGCACGTTTTTTCCATATTATTACACATCCTTTTagaatgcataaaatataaattctgtaatacccaacaatttaatttaattgcaaaaatttctttgtattaatatatatgtgatacaaactttattttatcacgaAATCatcaatatttgtttaattataaaataattgtttttattattgttaaattagtttgtaatattactaccatattatcatattaatttcatcTGCAAATTAACATTCGGATCAACACTACATCCCTGGATGTGGTCCGCTCGTAATGATACTAGCTTTATTAAACCTAACGGGTTTCTTGCAGCAATAATCGCAATGAACCGGATTAGATTTGTCTTACGGTGAATTAAATCCATCTATTTACTAACATTATTTCCAgcgtatttttgaaaaatatgtaagattCCTACAAATTTATCTTCTTAAtctacttaaaattattttaaaatatgtgtaaaattgtCATAAAACTGGAATCCCCGATGGCTTGCTATGTGTTATCTCTCTTATTAATGCATAATATTCTCACTTTAATTTTGctaaatatattagtaatttaaattaaacaagtaTTAAACATTTCAATGGCAATAAATTTGTGGCATAGTAGATGTAATTTCTCAGCATCCCTACTTTATTATGCAAGCTTTCGACTAGATCAATTTGGCAATGCTTTGCGCCAAACGTAATAACTCGAGTTTATTTGAAATGTAATTCTTAGaaagcaataattattaaaagattgatAAATCTTTTCTAGGCGAATATACGAGTtgtttttttcactttaaagTTAACTTTCTTATCAACTACAACaggtatttttaatgattgcGCTATAACAATTTGCAGGTAATAATATCGCACGTAACATTATGCTTCATGCAATAATCaatgacatattttaaaagcgATTATAATGCTCTGATATGGAAATATTACTGATTAtagcaaaatattacaaattgtattatatgtgcaacataattatcttattatatatttctgtatatattatacatttatatgtgtacgtaataataaatgattttatttaaagtcgcaattataaaaaatttgtatattattgcacactgtatatatatatatatatatatatatatatatatatatatatatatatatatgtacacgcaTTGAGAATTTATCTATATTCGGAATTTCTAcacttgttatttaatttatgtacgaTTTTattgctaacaataagatagaTAGTTTGAGCAATTCATTTATCAAATGATAAATATCTATTGAAGAATCATTGTCACtgattattgcatttttatccCGATATCGTGCAAACTATACAAGAGTTCGTGATCTTGATGGAAGGAAGAGATTACTATCATAATAAGATCTAGGaagagttttaattaatcagaaaaattataaaatgtgtattcaGTCttgcaatataattgaattagtTCATTCTCATTGCCTGAATGTAATTTTGATATCTTTATATCTTACATCTAGATTTTCTCATCGAGAAACTTAATAAGcccatttttattaatggagtaagaaaaaaatgtatatacataataagaCTAATGGAGATTGCATCGTATTAATACTAATATCAATCTATTTTGTAATCATcattttaatactaatatcGATCTATTTTGCAATCAATAATTCATCATTGTTTTAAGTTCTTCTATTTGTAGATTTTCAAtttagcaatttttaatattttattatttcaataaatttagaagattattgaagaaaatacgTATAAGTACCAAAtcacatatatttcaatattcgaTATCAAGATGTTTGAGATATTCAAGATTGAAATCAGTATAATTCAATTCAAATTCAACTTTTAACGATGTGaacgaaaataatttgtttgtttcGCAATTCGCGACAATTAGCACaagatatatcataatatttctttagaaattgaAATCACTGAAGTATTACATCAATATAAATTCCTGTTATAGGCTGTTTACGGCACGCGAGGA
This Anoplolepis gracilipes chromosome 12, ASM4749672v1, whole genome shotgun sequence DNA region includes the following protein-coding sequences:
- the LOC140672107 gene encoding serine protease snk-like — encoded protein: MYGKFAIALFVAILFRNSAARKSEEKCKEYADLVYEIENSPTLRINAGSNKVSRCAIIETPLIIGGVRAKPAEFPHMAVIGYGKSDAVSWQCGGSIISENFILTAAHCLESPDKGPASKVRVGLIDLLNPGDVMQERHIVERIKHPDYKPSVKYHDIALLKLDRPLELNPRVRPACLEISSQIPGKNAIASGFGKTSYESNIGSNELMKVQLNYISENDCKKSYAEDLGTRRLPDGLIQGLLCAGIMEGGKDTCQGDSGGPLQRVLAEPYCVYSIVGVTSFGKFCAFKDSPAIYTRISFYLDWIENIVWP